The Pseudomonas kermanshahensis genome includes a window with the following:
- a CDS encoding RHS repeat-associated core domain-containing protein, which translates to MSTSQQLYFYSPEGLAMVKYPGTQASTMLRAAEQVLAQKKDEQVAMCSSDLQGSIIGLTGDKTSYSIQYTPYGHDADIVDAPLLRFNSQRKVSVTGHYLLGQGYRGFNPVLMRFNSPDSLSPFGVGGLNSYIYCGGDPVNNTDPSGHKGVRKQNKTGIRPDTGNTKSGDTINPDYSRARSHVVSEDVVATVNELGRNNGSQLQRIVEAPIWSKGDYLVVEGSVLTLSKNYGETLSTNAQVTTTASNFHNPLAEQQRRIWEALKFLTPLHVKMKAAEDIPRITSWLHDPKRLVPKVRDPDKAG; encoded by the coding sequence ATGTCTACGTCGCAGCAATTGTATTTTTACTCGCCGGAGGGTCTGGCGATGGTCAAATATCCTGGTACGCAGGCATCGACTATGTTGCGCGCCGCAGAGCAGGTGCTCGCCCAGAAAAAAGATGAACAAGTTGCGATGTGCTCAAGTGACCTGCAGGGTTCGATCATAGGGCTCACGGGTGATAAAACGTCTTATTCGATTCAGTACACGCCTTACGGCCATGACGCTGACATCGTGGATGCCCCTTTGCTGCGATTCAACAGTCAGCGGAAAGTATCCGTCACAGGGCACTACTTATTAGGGCAGGGATACCGTGGGTTTAACCCTGTTCTGATGAGGTTCAATAGCCCCGACAGTCTGAGCCCATTCGGTGTAGGAGGGCTCAATTCTTACATATACTGTGGTGGGGACCCTGTTAACAATACTGATCCCAGTGGTCATAAGGGCGTTCGGAAGCAAAATAAAACTGGCATTAGGCCTGATACAGGAAACACTAAAAGTGGGGATACTATCAATCCAGATTATTCACGGGCGCGCTCTCATGTTGTGAGCGAGGATGTTGTAGCTACAGTTAACGAGCTGGGCCGCAATAATGGGAGCCAATTGCAGAGAATTGTTGAAGCTCCGATATGGTCTAAAGGAGACTATTTAGTGGTGGAGGGGAGTGTTTTAACACTGTCCAAGAATTACGGAGAAACACTCAGCACGAACGCCCAAGTAACGACTACAGCGAGCAACTTTCACAATCCCCTGGCGGAGCAACAGCGTAGAATATGGGAGGCGCTTAAGTTTCTTACTCCGCTTCACGTTAAAATGAAAGCAGCCGAGGACATCCCTCGTATTACCAGTTGGCTCCATGACCCCAAACGGCTGGTTCCAAAAGTGCGAGATCCCGACAAAGCTGGATAA
- the benR gene encoding benABC operon transcriptional activator BenR codes for MESRLLSERSSVFHHADPYAVSDYVNQHVGQHCIGLSRTTHPQASLSHRKFAELDLCRISYGGSVRVTSPALETIYHLQVLLNGNCLWRGPQREHHLVPGELLLINPDDPVDLTYSEDCEKFILKVPTRLLDSICEEQRWHRPDGGVRFLRNHYRLEELDGFVNLLAMVCHEAEVNESLPRVQGHYSQIVASKLLTLMSTNIRRESLSAPAASLERILDYIERNLKLELSAEVLAEQACMSVRSLYALFDRHLATTPKHYVRQRKLERVQACLSDPTCGVRSVTELALDYGFLHLGRFSEVYRQQFGELPSQTFKRRG; via the coding sequence ATGGAAAGCCGCCTGCTGAGCGAGCGCAGTAGCGTGTTTCACCACGCCGATCCTTATGCTGTGTCCGATTATGTGAACCAGCACGTGGGCCAGCACTGCATCGGTTTGTCGCGCACCACCCACCCCCAGGCCAGCCTCAGCCACCGCAAATTCGCCGAACTCGACCTGTGCCGCATCAGCTACGGCGGCAGCGTGCGCGTCACCTCGCCCGCGTTGGAAACCATCTACCACTTGCAAGTGTTGCTCAACGGCAACTGCCTGTGGCGCGGGCCCCAGCGTGAGCATCACTTGGTGCCGGGCGAGTTGTTGCTGATCAACCCGGACGACCCGGTTGACCTGACCTACTCGGAAGACTGCGAGAAATTTATCCTCAAGGTGCCGACCCGGCTGCTCGATTCGATCTGCGAAGAACAACGCTGGCATCGCCCGGATGGCGGCGTGCGGTTCCTGCGTAACCACTACCGGCTGGAAGAGTTGGACGGCTTCGTAAACCTGCTGGCGATGGTGTGCCATGAAGCCGAGGTGAATGAGTCGTTGCCGCGGGTGCAGGGGCATTACAGCCAGATTGTGGCCAGCAAACTGCTGACCTTGATGAGCACCAACATTCGGCGCGAAAGCCTGAGTGCACCGGCGGCTAGCCTGGAGCGGATTCTGGATTACATCGAGCGCAACCTGAAGCTGGAGCTGTCGGCTGAGGTGCTGGCGGAGCAGGCCTGCATGAGCGTGCGGTCGCTGTATGCGCTGTTTGATCGGCACCTAGCTACCACGCCTAAGCATTATGTGCGGCAACGCAAGCTAGAGCGGGTGCAGGCGTGTTTGAGTGACCCCACGTGTGGGGTGCGGAGTGTGACGGAGCTTGCTCTGGATTACGGCTTCCTGCATTTGGGGCGGTTTTCCGAGGTGTACCGGCAGCAATTTGGTGAGCTGCCATCGCAGACCTTCAAGCGACGCGGTTAA
- a CDS encoding RHS repeat-associated core domain-containing protein — MLGILMINTKTGFTLLATNSQNSIIIAYAQGKTGLVNYLPFGFALAPSQMPIRLKFTGEQQDPITGLYLLGNGYRSFSPALGRFVSPDKVSPFGNGGLNSYAYCNGDPVNLVDPEGRAGEPNALVPNELLVLRSRAIQRTRHDPNRAANRRHAVPAASADRNPAPLQAPVAPVAPEASAAQRAINIGGAPAAAPNPQDVLDNYVISSITLLQANRQGFGNPQSPNHANYRTLRNHVQSLAAENTQMLAQELPEYMSDLTHTLLRHADGALTINNMQIRAEE, encoded by the coding sequence TTGCTGGGTATTCTGATGATTAATACAAAAACCGGTTTCACCTTGTTGGCTACCAACAGCCAAAACTCGATAATAATCGCCTACGCACAAGGGAAAACTGGCCTTGTAAATTATTTGCCCTTTGGGTTCGCCCTCGCGCCTTCTCAGATGCCCATCCGACTTAAATTTACAGGCGAGCAACAAGATCCAATAACAGGCTTATATTTATTGGGAAATGGCTACCGCTCGTTCAGCCCAGCCTTGGGCAGATTCGTTTCTCCCGATAAAGTAAGCCCATTCGGGAATGGTGGTTTGAACAGCTATGCCTATTGTAACGGCGACCCGGTCAACTTGGTTGACCCAGAGGGACGGGCGGGCGAGCCAAACGCGCTAGTTCCAAATGAGCTACTCGTGCTTCGCAGCCGGGCAATTCAACGAACCCGTCACGACCCAAACAGAGCGGCCAACAGGAGGCACGCCGTTCCCGCGGCGTCAGCTGATCGAAATCCTGCGCCTCTACAGGCTCCAGTGGCTCCAGTGGCGCCCGAAGCGAGTGCAGCGCAACGCGCGATCAATATAGGTGGAGCCCCGGCTGCCGCACCTAATCCACAAGATGTGCTGGACAACTACGTCATCTCTTCAATAACGCTATTGCAAGCGAACAGACAGGGCTTTGGCAATCCTCAATCACCTAACCATGCCAACTACCGGACCTTGAGAAACCATGTTCAAAGTCTTGCCGCAGAGAATACCCAGATGCTAGCTCAAGAGTTGCCAGAATATATGTCAGATCTGACCCATACGCTCCTGAGACATGCCGACGGAGCCTTGACCATCAACAATATGCAAATCAGGGCAGAAGAGTGA
- a CDS encoding GlxA family transcriptional regulator, producing MNHFESTLKNANLAHLDTSGRTSLSMPCQRVAFVLREHFSMMAFTAAMDTLVTANLMSATPLFQIQVVGDGAQVMSDLGIALPVNTPLAELDVQVLDTLLVCGGFRVRLESAPLLRAKLRQADQHGCQLGGLWNGTYFLAEAGLLNDHDCAFHPDGRAMMSELFPKVRVSRQAHVLDGRRLSCAGASSALDMMLALLEHRGGNGLRRAVEQMLACDRARVMSDAPATAADIDPSLPKGIRLALELMHANIEDPIGIDEIAEHAGLSRRHLERLFRRHVQATPPRYYLELRLTHARQLLQHTSKSLTEVAVASGFVSFPHFYRRFRELFAVAPRQFRARSQGWAGRQEVAVH from the coding sequence ATGAACCATTTCGAAAGCACCCTCAAGAACGCCAACCTGGCCCACCTGGACACCTCAGGCCGTACCTCGCTGTCGATGCCGTGCCAACGCGTCGCCTTCGTGTTACGTGAGCATTTCTCCATGATGGCCTTTACTGCGGCCATGGACACCCTGGTCACCGCCAACCTGATGAGCGCCACGCCACTGTTCCAAATCCAGGTAGTGGGTGATGGAGCACAGGTCATGAGCGACCTGGGCATCGCTTTGCCGGTCAACACGCCACTGGCCGAACTCGATGTGCAGGTGCTAGATACCCTGTTGGTATGCGGTGGGTTTCGGGTGCGCCTCGAAAGCGCACCGCTGCTGCGCGCCAAGCTGCGCCAGGCCGACCAGCATGGCTGCCAGCTGGGTGGTCTATGGAACGGCACCTACTTCCTGGCCGAAGCGGGCCTGCTCAATGACCACGACTGCGCCTTCCACCCCGATGGCCGGGCGATGATGAGCGAGCTGTTCCCCAAGGTACGTGTCAGCCGCCAAGCCCATGTGCTGGACGGTCGGCGCCTGAGTTGCGCAGGGGCTAGCAGTGCCCTGGACATGATGCTGGCCTTGCTCGAACACAGGGGTGGCAACGGGTTGCGCCGGGCGGTGGAGCAGATGCTGGCCTGCGATCGCGCACGGGTGATGAGCGATGCCCCGGCCACTGCAGCGGACATCGACCCCAGCCTGCCCAAGGGCATACGCTTGGCCCTTGAGCTGATGCATGCGAATATCGAAGACCCGATCGGCATCGACGAAATCGCCGAACATGCAGGCTTGTCGCGTCGGCACCTGGAGCGGCTGTTCCGCCGCCATGTACAGGCGACACCGCCGCGCTACTACCTGGAATTGCGCCTGACCCATGCCCGGCAGTTGCTGCAACACACCAGCAAGTCTTTGACCGAAGTGGCCGTGGCCAGCGGCTTTGTCAGTTTTCCGCATTTCTACCGGCGTTTTCGTGAGCTGTTCGCCGTTGCGCCGCGCCAGTTTCGGGCGAGGAGCCAGGGGTGGGCAGGGCGGCAGGAAGTGGCGGTGCATTGA
- the proX gene encoding glycine betaine/L-proline ABC transporter substrate-binding protein ProX, producing the protein MLESKFSRSILQGASALALVIASLCANASADKPGEGVKVTPIFPSIAEERFRGEVAMEGLRELGYKVQEPKETEYGVMMVALANGDADFTVHLWDKLHDKFYQQAGGDDVMVKAGDIMPGVLQGYLIDKKTAEQYHIKYITDLKKPEIAKLFDTDGNGKANLTGCNPGWGCELIISHHIKAYDLDSSVHVDQGSYFALMADTITRYKEGKPILYFTWVPQWISTVLVEDKDVVWLEVPKTDLPDGNNDVDTMYKGKNLGFAVDKVEAVLNKEFAQENPAATKFLSLMQITTADESAQNLKMQQGEKKPADITRHAKEWVAAHRQQFDAWLQASLAAATQASK; encoded by the coding sequence ATGTTGGAATCCAAGTTCTCCCGCAGCATCCTGCAAGGCGCCAGCGCGCTGGCCCTGGTAATCGCCTCGCTGTGCGCCAACGCCTCGGCCGACAAGCCGGGCGAGGGCGTGAAGGTAACGCCGATCTTCCCCTCCATCGCCGAAGAGCGCTTCCGCGGCGAAGTCGCCATGGAAGGCCTGCGCGAGCTGGGCTACAAGGTCCAGGAGCCTAAGGAAACCGAGTACGGCGTGATGATGGTGGCCCTGGCCAACGGCGATGCCGACTTCACCGTGCACCTGTGGGACAAGCTGCACGACAAGTTCTACCAGCAGGCCGGCGGCGATGACGTGATGGTCAAGGCCGGCGACATCATGCCTGGCGTGCTGCAGGGCTACCTGATCGACAAGAAGACCGCCGAGCAGTACCACATCAAGTACATCACCGACCTGAAGAAGCCGGAGATCGCCAAGCTGTTCGACACTGACGGCAACGGCAAGGCCAACCTGACTGGCTGCAACCCTGGCTGGGGCTGCGAGCTGATCATCTCGCACCACATCAAAGCCTATGACCTGGACAGCAGCGTGCACGTCGACCAAGGCTCGTACTTCGCGCTGATGGCGGACACCATCACCCGCTACAAGGAAGGCAAGCCGATCCTGTACTTCACCTGGGTGCCACAGTGGATCTCCACCGTGCTGGTTGAGGACAAGGACGTGGTTTGGCTGGAAGTACCGAAGACCGACCTGCCGGATGGCAACAACGATGTCGACACGATGTACAAGGGCAAGAACCTGGGCTTTGCGGTCGACAAGGTAGAGGCGGTGCTGAACAAGGAATTCGCCCAGGAAAACCCGGCAGCCACCAAGTTCCTGTCGCTGATGCAGATCACCACGGCGGACGAGAGCGCGCAGAACCTCAAGATGCAGCAAGGTGAGAAAAAACCTGCTGACATCACCCGCCATGCCAAAGAATGGGTTGCGGCGCATCGCCAGCAGTTCGACGCGTGGCTGCAAGCGTCGCTCGCGGCGGCGACACAGGCCAGCAAGTAA
- the proW gene encoding glycine betaine/L-proline ABC transporter permease ProW encodes MSEFSLLDPFQAATIPLGDWVTATLNFLVHNFREVFRAIRWPIDQVLNGIEFTLQSIPPTIGILLSSLLGWQLAGKRMALLCFVTLTLLGLIGVWSESMTTLALVLTSVFFCAVIGIPLGIVCARSNRLESIIRPVLDAMQTLPAFVYLVPVVMLFGIGNVPGVLVTIVFALPPLVRLTNLGIRQVPEDKIEAARAFGCTPRQMLTRVQLPLATSTIMAGLNQTLMLSLSMVVIASMISVGGLGQMVLRGIGRLDMGLATVGGMGLVLLAIFLDRLTQAMGARTNADPSLRWYHTGPVGAVLRLCGSGHAAGRRKTG; translated from the coding sequence ATGTCCGAATTCAGCCTGCTCGACCCGTTCCAGGCGGCCACCATCCCCCTGGGCGACTGGGTCACCGCTACCCTCAACTTCCTCGTGCACAACTTCCGTGAGGTATTTCGCGCCATCCGCTGGCCGATCGACCAGGTGCTCAACGGCATCGAGTTCACCCTGCAGAGCATCCCTCCCACCATCGGCATCCTGCTGTCGTCCTTGCTCGGCTGGCAGCTGGCGGGCAAGCGCATGGCGCTGCTGTGCTTCGTCACCCTGACCCTGCTGGGGCTGATCGGCGTGTGGTCGGAGTCGATGACCACCTTGGCGCTGGTGCTCACTTCGGTGTTTTTCTGCGCGGTGATCGGCATCCCGCTGGGCATCGTCTGCGCCCGCAGCAACCGCCTGGAAAGCATCATCCGCCCCGTGCTCGATGCGATGCAGACGCTGCCGGCGTTCGTCTACCTGGTGCCGGTGGTGATGCTGTTCGGCATCGGCAACGTGCCGGGTGTGCTGGTGACCATCGTGTTTGCCCTGCCGCCCCTGGTGCGCTTGACCAACCTGGGCATCCGCCAGGTGCCGGAAGACAAGATCGAAGCGGCCCGCGCCTTTGGCTGCACGCCGCGCCAGATGCTGACCCGCGTGCAGCTGCCGCTGGCCACCTCGACCATCATGGCCGGGCTCAACCAAACCCTGATGCTGTCGCTGTCGATGGTGGTGATCGCCTCGATGATCTCGGTCGGCGGCCTGGGCCAGATGGTGCTGCGCGGCATCGGCCGGCTGGACATGGGCCTGGCCACCGTCGGTGGCATGGGGCTGGTGCTGTTGGCGATCTTCCTCGACCGCCTGACCCAAGCCATGGGCGCGCGCACCAATGCCGACCCGAGCCTGCGCTGGTACCACACCGGGCCCGTGGGTGCGGTGCTGCGCCTATGCGGCTCAGGGCACGCTGCAGGGCGGCGCAAGACCGGCTGA
- a CDS encoding quaternary amine ABC transporter ATP-binding protein, translated as MSHADEILSVNNIFKVFGPNPNMAMEMLRKGADKNEIFRKTGHVVGVFDASFSVKRGEIFVIMGLSGSGKSTMVRLFNRLIEPTAGSIHLNGREITGLSDKALLDVRRKEMGMVFQSFALMPHMSVLQNTAFGLEIAGVAETERHRRAREALSQVGLAGHEHSYPHQLSGGMQQRVGLARALANDPTILLMDEAFSALDPLIRNEMQGELMRLQAEQQRTILFISHDIEEAIRIGHRIAIMEGGRVVQIGTPQQLINQPANDYVRAFFKTFNSRCQCSSLANSTPLQSLSRH; from the coding sequence ATGAGCCATGCCGATGAGATTCTTTCGGTAAACAACATCTTCAAAGTGTTCGGCCCCAACCCGAACATGGCCATGGAGATGCTCCGCAAGGGCGCCGACAAGAACGAAATCTTCAGAAAGACCGGCCATGTCGTCGGCGTGTTCGATGCAAGCTTTTCCGTCAAACGTGGCGAGATCTTCGTCATCATGGGCCTGTCGGGCTCGGGAAAGTCGACCATGGTGCGGCTGTTCAACCGCCTGATCGAACCCACCGCCGGCAGCATTCACCTCAACGGCCGCGAAATTACCGGCCTGTCCGATAAAGCCCTGCTCGATGTGCGCCGCAAGGAAATGGGCATGGTGTTCCAGTCCTTCGCCTTGATGCCGCACATGAGCGTGCTGCAGAACACCGCCTTCGGCCTGGAAATCGCCGGCGTTGCTGAAACCGAACGCCACCGCCGTGCCCGCGAGGCGCTGAGCCAGGTCGGCCTGGCCGGCCACGAGCACAGCTACCCGCACCAGCTGTCCGGCGGCATGCAGCAGCGCGTGGGCCTGGCACGGGCGCTGGCCAACGACCCGACCATCCTGTTGATGGACGAAGCCTTCTCGGCCCTCGACCCGCTGATCCGCAACGAGATGCAGGGCGAGCTGATGCGCCTGCAGGCCGAGCAGCAGCGCACCATCCTCTTCATTTCCCACGACATCGAGGAAGCCATCCGCATCGGCCATCGCATCGCGATCATGGAGGGCGGCCGGGTGGTGCAAATCGGCACCCCGCAGCAGCTGATCAACCAGCCGGCCAACGATTACGTGCGCGCGTTCTTCAAGACCTTCAACAGCCGCTGCCAGTGTTCTAGCCTGGCCAACAGCACGCCGTTGCAGTCCCTGAGCCGCCACTGA
- a CDS encoding LysR family transcriptional regulator, which translates to MVRHSEPDQTLIKMPSLRAVKVFVAAAKYQNFTRAAEALCVTQAAVSRQIRELETYLGAELFTRVGRAVELTVAGSIFFDAVQLSFVNISQAAERIRSNINPKHVVTLCCSPAFAALWLGPRMPKFFEQNPDIDINLVTTQNFLSMEPGVRPDIYITKLGKIQAGYSCHPLNHDVVYPVCSPQYLAQHPQLATLEGIRDGSLLNLSPYGRSQVAEHVDWNVWLAFHDVDLKSRASTAPHFFNANDYNLLVQLALSSQGVALGWHHLVGPLVEQGLLVRPVEQQLVLKDTFHFLAFNEDKEHDASCRRLRDWLLAEFQPLLTAAT; encoded by the coding sequence ATGGTCAGACACTCCGAACCCGATCAGACCTTGATCAAGATGCCTTCGCTGCGCGCGGTCAAAGTCTTCGTCGCGGCCGCCAAATACCAGAATTTCACCCGTGCCGCCGAGGCCCTGTGCGTCACCCAGGCCGCCGTGAGCCGGCAGATCCGTGAACTGGAAACCTACCTGGGTGCCGAACTGTTTACCCGTGTCGGCCGCGCGGTAGAGCTGACCGTGGCGGGTTCAATCTTCTTCGATGCGGTGCAGTTATCGTTCGTCAACATCTCCCAGGCGGCCGAGCGAATCCGCAGCAACATCAACCCCAAGCACGTGGTTACCCTGTGCTGCTCGCCAGCGTTTGCCGCCCTGTGGCTGGGGCCACGGATGCCGAAGTTCTTCGAGCAAAACCCCGACATCGACATCAACCTGGTGACGACCCAGAACTTCCTGTCGATGGAGCCTGGCGTACGGCCGGACATCTACATCACCAAGCTGGGCAAGATCCAGGCCGGCTACAGCTGCCACCCGCTCAACCATGATGTGGTCTACCCGGTATGCAGCCCGCAATACCTGGCACAGCACCCACAGCTGGCTACCTTGGAAGGGATTCGCGACGGCTCCCTGCTCAACCTCAGCCCCTATGGGCGCTCACAGGTGGCCGAGCACGTCGACTGGAATGTCTGGTTGGCGTTCCATGACGTCGACCTGAAGAGCCGTGCCAGCACGGCGCCGCATTTCTTCAATGCCAATGACTACAACCTGCTGGTGCAGCTTGCCCTGAGTAGCCAGGGCGTGGCATTGGGTTGGCACCACCTGGTGGGCCCGCTGGTGGAGCAAGGCTTGCTGGTGCGGCCGGTCGAACAGCAGTTGGTGCTCAAGGACACCTTCCATTTCCTGGCCTTCAACGAAGACAAGGAACATGACGCCAGTTGCCGACGGTTGCGTGACTGGTTGTTGGCGGAGTTTCAACCGTTGCTGACGGCCGCCACTTAA
- the hisN gene encoding histidinol-phosphatase, with protein sequence MSLSAEQIGEFRAFAEQLADAAAVAITPYFRASLDVEDKGGRLYDPVTVADKAAEDAMRALIQARYPEHGILGEEQGVAVGTSPLTWVLDPIDGTRAFITGLPLWGTLIALNDGTRPRVGVMNQPFTGERFVGTPEGAWRSGTPLKTRACADLASATLMCTTPDMFDTAARKAAFETVAGKARLMRYGGDCYAYCMLASGFVDVIVEASLQPYDVQALMPIIEGAGGVITAWDGSSAQHGGCVVACGDPALHAQVVEMLRHAM encoded by the coding sequence ATGTCCCTGAGTGCTGAACAGATTGGCGAATTCCGCGCCTTTGCCGAGCAGTTGGCCGATGCCGCCGCTGTGGCGATCACGCCGTATTTCCGTGCCAGCCTGGACGTCGAGGACAAGGGCGGGCGGTTGTACGACCCGGTGACGGTGGCCGACAAGGCGGCTGAAGATGCGATGCGCGCGCTGATCCAGGCGCGCTATCCCGAGCACGGTATTTTGGGTGAAGAGCAGGGCGTGGCAGTGGGCACCAGCCCCTTGACCTGGGTACTCGACCCGATCGACGGTACCCGCGCGTTCATCACCGGCTTGCCGCTGTGGGGCACCTTGATTGCCTTGAACGATGGCACGCGTCCGCGGGTAGGGGTAATGAACCAGCCTTTTACCGGCGAACGCTTCGTTGGCACCCCGGAAGGTGCCTGGCGCAGTGGCACGCCGCTGAAAACCCGTGCCTGCGCCGACCTGGCCTCGGCCACGCTGATGTGCACCACCCCGGACATGTTCGACACCGCAGCGCGCAAGGCAGCGTTCGAGACCGTGGCCGGCAAGGCTCGGCTGATGCGTTACGGCGGCGACTGCTATGCCTATTGCATGCTGGCGTCGGGCTTTGTCGATGTGATCGTGGAGGCGAGCCTGCAGCCGTATGACGTGCAGGCCTTGATGCCGATCATCGAAGGGGCGGGCGGTGTGATCACGGCCTGGGATGGCAGCTCGGCGCAGCATGGTGGGTGTGTGGTGGCCTGTGGTGACCCGGCGTTGCATGCGCAGGTAGTGGAGATGTTGCGTCACGCCATGTGA
- a CDS encoding helix-turn-helix transcriptional regulator — MNSHLLYPQIGKVIASTGSRQFPRMLHDLIQAHLTIDATHIRLLPVAPAGPEANAPVINETVFSSDVQPSRDCSDPSRLHLIRRKGDARYEIQVLRADSAYGFSAFERNRLDDISPLLLPMLEKHIDALQPAAERATQESLEQRFLDRLAQSGLKLSERERQVCLGLLAGHTAPEQAERLELKVNTVESYLRRAAIKLGISGRHSLMRWMYTAV; from the coding sequence ATGAATTCGCACCTGCTCTACCCACAAATCGGCAAAGTCATTGCCAGCACCGGCAGCCGCCAATTCCCGCGCATGCTGCACGACCTGATCCAGGCCCACCTGACCATCGACGCCACGCACATACGCCTGCTGCCCGTGGCCCCGGCTGGCCCTGAAGCCAACGCGCCCGTGATCAACGAGACCGTATTTTCCTCGGACGTGCAGCCAAGCAGGGACTGCAGCGACCCGTCGCGCTTGCACCTGATTCGCCGCAAAGGCGACGCCCGCTACGAAATCCAGGTGCTGCGCGCTGACTCCGCCTATGGCTTCTCCGCCTTCGAGCGCAACCGCCTGGATGACATCTCGCCCCTGCTGTTGCCGATGCTGGAAAAGCACATCGATGCCCTGCAACCCGCCGCCGAGCGCGCCACGCAAGAGAGCCTCGAACAGCGTTTTCTTGACCGCCTGGCGCAATCGGGGCTGAAGCTGTCCGAACGGGAGCGTCAGGTGTGCCTTGGCCTGCTGGCCGGGCATACCGCACCGGAGCAGGCCGAGCGGCTGGAGTTGAAGGTGAATACGGTCGAAAGCTATTTACGCAGGGCGGCGATCAAGCTGGGTATCAGCGGGCGGCATTCGTTGATGCGCTGGATGTATACGGCAGTTTGA